From one Streptomyces sp. CA-210063 genomic stretch:
- a CDS encoding class E sortase, with protein sequence MAVTTDDTEEKTGASETVPRRRGMGRIAMAVSVFGELLITAGLVLGLFVVYSLWWTNVLADREADEEANQVRDNWASVDNGPGALDTKDGVGFLHVPAMRNGEVLVKKGTSTKILNGGVAGYYTDPVKATLPSSDKDGNFTLAAHRDGHGAKFHNIDKLKKGDSIVFETRDNWYVYKVYDTLTETSKYNVKVLSDIPKESGKKKAGKYITLTTCTPVYTSRYRYIVWGELERVERVNAERTLPKELR encoded by the coding sequence GTGGCAGTGACCACCGACGACACCGAAGAGAAGACGGGCGCGTCCGAGACCGTGCCGCGGCGCCGCGGTATGGGCCGGATCGCCATGGCGGTCAGTGTCTTCGGTGAACTCCTCATCACCGCGGGCCTGGTGCTCGGCCTGTTCGTCGTCTACTCGCTGTGGTGGACGAACGTCCTCGCCGACCGCGAGGCGGACGAGGAAGCGAACCAGGTCCGCGACAACTGGGCGTCGGTCGACAACGGCCCGGGCGCCCTGGACACCAAGGACGGCGTCGGCTTCCTGCACGTCCCCGCCATGAGGAACGGCGAGGTCCTGGTGAAGAAGGGCACCTCCACCAAGATCCTCAACGGTGGCGTCGCCGGCTACTACACCGACCCCGTCAAGGCGACCCTCCCCAGCTCCGACAAGGACGGGAACTTCACCCTCGCCGCCCACCGCGACGGCCACGGGGCCAAGTTCCACAACATCGACAAGCTCAAGAAGGGCGACTCGATCGTCTTCGAGACCCGCGACAACTGGTACGTCTACAAGGTCTACGACACCCTCACCGAGACCTCGAAGTACAACGTCAAGGTCCTGTCGGACATCCCCAAGGAGTCCGGCAAGAAGAAGGCCGGCAAGTACATCACCCTCACCACCTGCACGCCCGTCTACACCTCCCGGTACCGGTACATCGTGTGGGGCGAGTTGGAGCGCGTGGAGCGGGTGAACGCGGAGCGCACGCTGCCGAAGGAGCTGCGGTAG
- a CDS encoding class E sortase → MTALRPERESAPYGGEAAYGGAESFEAEAFQPGAPFTDAVEPRQQWAAQQAPQYGQGDWYGQQQPYAEPSFEPYEGYEARPQAPYDSPFEAYEAATVHEHPSTGTAQEHPPIDEETVALRVEEARRIAAAAEPIPAPPAPGGRAARRKAARRHGRHGGSPGAHAGSGAAQEPEEALEAAGEAPPRSRVEARRAARARKPSAGVIASRAIGEVFITTGVVMLLFVTYQLWWSNIRAHQQAGREATSLQEEWKNGKRAPGAFEPGQGFAILHIPKLDVVVPIAEGINKSKVLDRGMVGHYDQNSIKTAMPEDKTGNFGIAGHRNTHGEPFRYINRLKPGDPIVVETQDTYYVYDMASILPVTPPSNVRVLEPVPPGSGFTEPGRYITLTTCTPEFTSKYRMIVWGKMVEERPRSEGKPDALVQ, encoded by the coding sequence GTGACCGCACTGCGCCCCGAGCGCGAGAGTGCCCCCTACGGCGGCGAGGCCGCGTACGGGGGCGCCGAGTCGTTCGAGGCGGAGGCCTTCCAGCCCGGGGCGCCGTTCACCGACGCGGTCGAGCCCCGGCAGCAGTGGGCCGCCCAGCAGGCCCCGCAGTACGGCCAAGGCGACTGGTACGGGCAGCAGCAGCCGTACGCGGAGCCCTCGTTCGAGCCGTACGAAGGCTACGAGGCGCGTCCCCAGGCCCCGTACGACAGTCCGTTCGAGGCCTATGAAGCGGCGACCGTCCACGAACATCCCTCGACCGGCACCGCCCAGGAGCATCCTCCGATCGACGAGGAGACCGTGGCGCTCCGGGTGGAGGAGGCGCGGCGCATAGCGGCCGCGGCCGAGCCGATACCCGCTCCCCCCGCTCCCGGTGGCCGTGCGGCCCGCCGTAAGGCCGCGAGACGGCATGGGAGACACGGGGGGTCCCCGGGCGCCCACGCGGGCTCCGGAGCCGCTCAGGAGCCCGAGGAAGCCTTAGAGGCGGCCGGGGAGGCGCCGCCCCGCTCCCGGGTCGAGGCGCGGCGGGCGGCGCGGGCGCGCAAGCCCAGCGCGGGAGTGATCGCGAGCCGGGCCATCGGCGAGGTGTTCATCACCACCGGTGTGGTGATGCTGCTGTTCGTCACGTACCAGCTCTGGTGGTCGAACATCCGGGCCCACCAGCAGGCCGGCAGGGAGGCGACGAGCCTCCAGGAGGAGTGGAAGAACGGCAAGCGCGCGCCGGGCGCGTTCGAACCGGGCCAGGGATTCGCCATCTTGCACATCCCTAAGCTCGACGTCGTCGTGCCGATCGCCGAAGGCATCAACAAGTCGAAGGTCCTGGACCGCGGAATGGTCGGGCACTACGACCAGAACAGCATCAAGACGGCGATGCCCGAGGACAAGACGGGCAACTTCGGTATCGCGGGCCACCGCAACACCCACGGCGAACCGTTCCGGTACATCAACCGGCTCAAGCCCGGCGACCCGATCGTCGTGGAGACGCAGGACACGTACTACGTCTACGACATGGCCTCGATCCTCCCGGTGACGCCGCCGTCGAACGTCAGAGTGCTCGAACCCGTCCCTCCGGGGTCGGGCTTCACCGAGCCGGGTCGCTACATCACGCTGACCACGTGCACGCCGGAGTTCACGAGCAAGTACCGCATGATCGTGTGGGGCAAGATGGTGGAGGAACGGCCGCGCAGCGAGGGGAAGCCCGACGCGCTCGTCCAGTAG
- a CDS encoding aminodeoxychorismate/anthranilate synthase component II: MSAARPARVLVVDNYDSFVFNLVQYLYQLGAECEVLRNDEVATSHAQDGFDGVLLSPGPGTPEEAGVCVDMVRHCAATGVPVFGVCLGMQSMQVAYGGVVDRAPELLHGKTSLVEHEGQGVFAGLPTPFTATRYHSLAAEPATVPAELEVTARTHDGIIMGLRHRELPVEGVQFHPESVLTEHGHRMLANWLAECGDQGAVARSTGLAPVVGRATA; this comes from the coding sequence GTGAGTGCCGCCCGCCCCGCCCGCGTCCTCGTCGTCGACAACTACGACAGCTTCGTCTTCAACCTGGTCCAGTACCTGTACCAGCTGGGTGCCGAGTGCGAGGTGCTGCGCAACGACGAGGTGGCGACCTCGCACGCCCAGGACGGCTTCGACGGCGTGCTCCTGTCCCCCGGGCCGGGCACCCCCGAGGAGGCCGGCGTCTGCGTCGACATGGTCCGCCACTGCGCCGCGACCGGCGTCCCCGTCTTCGGCGTCTGCCTCGGCATGCAGTCCATGCAGGTGGCGTACGGCGGTGTCGTGGACCGCGCGCCCGAACTGCTGCACGGCAAGACGTCGCTGGTGGAGCACGAGGGCCAGGGCGTCTTCGCGGGCCTGCCCACCCCCTTCACCGCGACCCGCTACCACTCGCTGGCCGCCGAGCCGGCGACCGTGCCGGCCGAGCTGGAGGTCACGGCGCGCACCCACGACGGGATCATCATGGGCCTCAGGCATCGTGAACTGCCTGTCGAGGGCGTGCAGTTCCACCCCGAGTCGGTGCTCACCGAGCACGGGCACCGCATGCTCGCCAACTGGCTGGCGGAATGCGGCGACCAAGGGGCCGTGGCGAGGTCGACGGGGCTCGCCCCCGTGGTGGGCAGGGCCACGGCGTGA
- a CDS encoding class E sortase, protein MSVRVIVRTVSELCITAGTLIVLFVVYVLFWTGVKADSEMDHQVDLLQDQWAKQPVEPVSGPGTSAAPEPPAPYKDAKPFALMYIPRLGFTWNKPVLEGTKTDTLKKGLGHYANTAQLGQKGNFAVAGHRRTYGDPFKDFPKLRPGDAVVLTDGADWFTYVIDEGPYRTLPTDVQVIDPVPKKSGYTRAGRYLTLTTCDPEWGHSHRLIVWGHLESTHPVEAGKPEALRR, encoded by the coding sequence GTGTCGGTGCGCGTGATCGTGAGAACCGTCAGCGAACTCTGCATCACCGCCGGCACCCTGATCGTGCTCTTTGTCGTCTACGTGCTGTTCTGGACCGGCGTGAAGGCCGACTCCGAGATGGACCACCAGGTCGACCTGCTCCAGGACCAGTGGGCGAAGCAGCCCGTGGAACCGGTATCCGGCCCGGGCACCTCGGCGGCTCCGGAGCCCCCCGCCCCGTACAAGGACGCCAAGCCCTTCGCCCTCATGTACATCCCGCGTCTTGGTTTCACGTGGAACAAGCCCGTACTCGAGGGCACGAAGACGGACACTCTCAAGAAAGGGCTCGGGCACTACGCGAACACCGCGCAGCTGGGACAGAAGGGAAACTTCGCAGTCGCCGGGCATCGCCGCACGTACGGCGATCCCTTCAAAGATTTTCCCAAGCTGCGCCCCGGCGACGCGGTGGTCCTGACCGACGGCGCGGACTGGTTCACGTACGTCATCGACGAGGGGCCCTATCGGACATTGCCCACGGACGTCCAGGTCATCGACCCCGTGCCGAAGAAATCGGGGTACACGCGCGCGGGGCGCTATCTGACGCTGACGACGTGCGACCCGGAGTGGGGACACAGCCATCGGCTCATCGTCTGGGGCCATCTGGAATCCACACACCCTGTGGAGGCCGGGAAACCGGAGGCACTACGCCGTTAG
- a CDS encoding DUF881 domain-containing protein: protein MSNSADSPEAGSGTSAETRSGDSSATGADPAVRNGDPSSRGGFRPARVLTVGVFALAGLIFFTSFDTAKGTNIRTDASLLKLSDLIQERSHKNGQLDESNAVLRDDVEALAERDDGSTKAEDARLKALEKNAGTQKLKGEALTVTLDDAPPDATAKLPGYPEPQPDYLVIHQQDLQAVVNALWLGGAEGIKVMDQRLISTSAVRCVGNTLILQGRVYSPPYKIQAVGDPEKLQKALAASEAIQNYMVYVNVYGLGWKVTEDGPVTLPGYSGTVDLKYAKPVE, encoded by the coding sequence TTGAGCAATTCAGCCGACTCCCCCGAGGCTGGTTCCGGCACCTCTGCGGAGACCCGTTCCGGCGACTCCTCCGCGACCGGTGCCGATCCCGCCGTCCGAAACGGCGATCCCTCCTCCCGGGGCGGCTTCCGGCCCGCGCGCGTGCTCACCGTCGGGGTATTCGCCCTGGCCGGGCTGATCTTCTTCACCAGCTTCGACACGGCCAAGGGCACCAATATCCGTACGGACGCCTCGCTGCTGAAGCTCTCCGACCTGATCCAGGAGCGCAGCCACAAGAACGGGCAGCTCGACGAGTCCAACGCGGTGCTCCGGGACGACGTCGAGGCCCTCGCCGAGCGGGACGACGGCAGCACCAAGGCCGAGGACGCCCGGCTCAAGGCGCTGGAGAAGAACGCCGGCACCCAGAAACTCAAGGGCGAGGCCCTCACCGTCACCCTCGACGACGCCCCGCCGGACGCCACCGCCAAGCTCCCCGGCTACCCCGAGCCGCAGCCCGACTACCTGGTCATCCACCAGCAGGACCTGCAGGCCGTGGTGAACGCCTTGTGGCTGGGCGGTGCCGAGGGCATCAAGGTCATGGACCAGCGGCTGATCTCCACCAGCGCCGTGCGGTGCGTCGGCAACACCCTGATCCTCCAGGGCCGCGTCTACTCACCGCCGTACAAGATCCAGGCGGTCGGTGACCCGGAGAAGCTCCAGAAGGCGCTCGCCGCGTCCGAGGCGATCCAGAACTACATGGTGTACGTCAACGTCTACGGGCTGGGCTGGAAAGTCACCGAGGACGGGCCGGTGACTCTTCCCGGCTACTCGGGCACAGTGGATCTGAAGTACGCGAAGCCCGTGGAGTAA
- the crgA gene encoding cell division protein CrgA, with product MPKSRIRKKADYTPPPSKQATAIKLNSRGWVAPVMLAMFLIGLAWIVVFYVTDGSLPIDSLGNWNIVVGFGFIAAGFGVSTQWK from the coding sequence GTGCCGAAGTCACGTATCCGCAAGAAGGCCGACTACACGCCGCCGCCGTCCAAGCAGGCCACGGCTATCAAGCTGAACAGCCGCGGCTGGGTGGCGCCCGTCATGCTGGCCATGTTCCTCATCGGCCTCGCCTGGATCGTCGTCTTCTATGTGACGGACGGTTCCCTGCCCATCGACTCACTCGGCAACTGGAACATCGTGGTCGGCTTCGGCTTCATCGCCGCGGGATTCGGCGTCTCGACCCAGTGGAAGTAG
- a CDS encoding rhomboid family intramembrane serine protease: MDQVPSSSQDARSLPTCYRHPDRETGVRCTRCERPICPECMVSASVGFQCPECVRDGSGTGHAPSASAPRTLAGGTIAADPRLLTKILVGANLLLFLVKMSAGDNFTDRFDLIGRAWVPELGSSLQGVAEGQWYRLLTSMFLHGSVTHILFNMLSLWWIGGPLEAALGRARFLALYFVSGLVGSALTYLLAAQNQPSLGASGAIFGLFGATGVLMRRLNYDMRPLIILLVINLIFTFTPMFNIAWQAHVGGLVGGVLIGYAMVHAPRERRALIQYGVCALVLAAVVVMTLVRTAQLT; this comes from the coding sequence ATGGACCAGGTGCCGAGCAGCTCGCAGGACGCGCGGAGCCTGCCCACCTGCTACCGGCACCCGGATCGCGAGACGGGCGTCCGCTGCACCCGCTGCGAGCGCCCCATCTGCCCCGAGTGCATGGTGAGCGCCTCCGTCGGCTTCCAGTGCCCCGAATGCGTCCGCGACGGCTCCGGCACGGGCCACGCGCCCTCCGCCTCCGCCCCGCGCACCCTCGCGGGCGGCACGATCGCCGCCGATCCCCGGCTCCTCACCAAGATCCTGGTCGGCGCGAATCTGCTGCTTTTCCTGGTGAAGATGTCTGCGGGTGACAACTTCACCGATCGGTTCGACCTCATCGGGCGGGCCTGGGTCCCGGAACTGGGCTCCTCGCTCCAGGGCGTGGCCGAGGGACAGTGGTACCGGCTGCTGACGTCGATGTTCCTGCACGGCAGCGTTACGCACATCCTGTTCAACATGCTGAGTCTGTGGTGGATCGGCGGCCCGCTGGAGGCGGCCCTCGGCCGAGCCCGCTTTCTCGCGCTCTACTTCGTCTCCGGCCTGGTCGGCAGCGCGCTCACCTACCTGCTCGCCGCGCAGAACCAACCGTCGCTCGGCGCCTCCGGCGCCATCTTCGGGCTCTTCGGCGCGACCGGCGTTCTCATGCGCCGTCTCAACTACGACATGCGCCCGCTGATCATCCTGCTGGTGATCAACCTGATCTTCACCTTCACCCCGATGTTCAACATCGCCTGGCAGGCCCATGTCGGAGGCCTCGTCGGCGGTGTTCTGATCGGTTACGCGATGGTGCACGCGCCGCGCGAGCGGCGGGCGCTGATCCAGTACGGCGTATGCGCCCTGGTACTGGCCGCAGTGGTGGTCATGACGCTGGTCAGGACCGCACAGCTGACCTGA
- a CDS encoding peptidylprolyl isomerase, which produces MAEQLYATLKTNHGDIEVRLLPNHAPKTVRNFVELAQGEREWTNPATGKKSTDRLYDGTVFHRVISGFMIQGGDPLGNGTGGPGYQFADEFHPDLAFDKPYLLAMANAGPGTNGSQFFITVSPTAWLNRKHTIFGEVVDAASQKIVDAIAGAQTNPRTDRPVNDVVIESVVIETRQG; this is translated from the coding sequence GTGGCTGAGCAGCTGTACGCCACCCTGAAGACCAACCACGGCGACATTGAGGTGCGGCTGCTGCCGAACCACGCGCCCAAGACGGTCCGTAACTTCGTCGAGCTCGCCCAGGGCGAGCGTGAGTGGACCAACCCGGCCACCGGGAAGAAGTCCACGGACAGGCTCTACGACGGCACGGTCTTCCACCGGGTGATCAGTGGATTCATGATTCAGGGCGGTGACCCGCTGGGCAACGGCACCGGTGGTCCCGGCTACCAGTTCGCGGACGAGTTCCACCCGGACCTCGCCTTCGACAAGCCCTACCTGCTGGCCATGGCCAACGCCGGCCCGGGTACCAACGGCTCGCAGTTCTTCATCACCGTCTCCCCGACGGCGTGGCTGAACCGCAAGCACACCATCTTCGGTGAGGTCGTCGACGCGGCCAGCCAGAAGATCGTGGACGCCATCGCCGGCGCCCAGACCAACCCGCGCACCGACCGTCCGGTCAATGACGTCGTCATCGAGTCGGTCGTCATCGAGACCCGCCAGGGCTGA
- a CDS encoding DUF5324 family protein produces MTRIDSVRAATGSAKDSVLHAAEVVAPYADTAKDKASHYAHEARVRLAPKVSQAAEQARVQYGAHVVPRLEQARTHVPPKVDHAAHEAAARTRKAARQAADYSRPRIEQAVAAAGPAREEATARSVAALAALRGQVSPQQIQKLVRRQQRRARLGRAVKGLAVLGALAGGAFAAWKWWDKQANPDWLVEPPAATEVSEPGHLSSVDGSGQSALDPEVQAKQAEEEAADRDDRG; encoded by the coding sequence GTGACCCGCATCGACAGCGTGCGCGCCGCGACCGGCTCGGCGAAGGACAGCGTGCTGCACGCCGCGGAAGTGGTGGCGCCCTACGCCGACACGGCCAAGGACAAGGCCTCGCACTACGCGCATGAGGCACGTGTACGACTCGCGCCGAAGGTGTCGCAGGCCGCGGAACAGGCACGCGTCCAGTACGGCGCCCATGTCGTCCCGCGTCTTGAGCAGGCCCGCACGCATGTACCGCCGAAGGTCGACCACGCGGCCCACGAAGCCGCCGCCCGTACCCGCAAGGCGGCCCGCCAGGCCGCCGACTACTCCCGTCCACGCATCGAACAGGCCGTGGCCGCCGCCGGGCCCGCCCGTGAGGAGGCCACCGCCCGCAGTGTCGCGGCGCTGGCCGCGCTGCGCGGACAGGTCTCGCCCCAGCAGATCCAGAAGCTGGTCCGCAGGCAGCAGCGACGCGCGAGGCTCGGCCGCGCCGTCAAGGGCCTGGCCGTCCTGGGTGCCCTGGCGGGCGGTGCCTTCGCCGCCTGGAAGTGGTGGGACAAGCAGGCCAACCCCGACTGGCTGGTCGAGCCCCCCGCCGCCACCGAGGTCTCCGAGCCCGGCCACCTGTCCTCCGTCGACGGCAGCGGGCAGTCCGCACTCGACCCCGAGGTCCAAGCCAAGCAAGCCGAGGAGGAGGCCGCGGACCGCGACGACCGCGGCTGA
- a CDS encoding helix-turn-helix domain-containing protein — translation MDAAQQEATARARELQRNWYGEPLGALFRRLIEDLGLNQARLAGVLGLSAPMLSQLMSGQRAKIGNPAVVQRVQLLQDLAGQVADGSVSAAEATERMDEIKKSQGGSVLSNTTQSTTSSGAPTVKRVVREIQSLLRSVAAAGDIIEAADTLAPTHPELAEFLRVYGAGRTSDAVAHYQSHQN, via the coding sequence ATGGACGCCGCACAGCAGGAAGCGACCGCAAGAGCCCGGGAGCTGCAGCGGAACTGGTACGGAGAGCCGTTGGGGGCGCTCTTCCGTAGGCTCATCGAGGACCTGGGTCTCAACCAGGCCCGTCTCGCGGGGGTTCTGGGCCTGTCCGCACCGATGCTGTCGCAGCTGATGAGCGGTCAGCGTGCCAAGATCGGCAACCCGGCCGTGGTCCAGCGGGTGCAGTTGCTGCAGGACCTGGCGGGGCAGGTCGCTGACGGCAGCGTGAGCGCCGCCGAGGCGACCGAGCGCATGGACGAGATCAAGAAGTCACAGGGGGGCTCCGTGCTCAGCAACACCACGCAGTCGACGACGAGTTCGGGGGCGCCCACGGTCAAGCGGGTTGTCCGCGAGATCCAGTCGCTGTTGCGCTCGGTGGCGGCCGCCGGCGACATCATCGAGGCGGCGGACACCCTCGCCCCGACCCACCCGGAACTGGCAGAGTTCCTCCGGGTGTACGGCGCGGGCCGCACGTCGGACGCGGTGGCGCACTACCAGTCCCACCAGAACTGA
- a CDS encoding serine/threonine-protein kinase yields MGEVFAGRYELVDPIGRGGVGAVWRTWDHRRRRYVAAKVLQQRDAHALLRFVREQAVRIDHPHVLAPASWAADDDKVLFTMDLVAGGSLVNLVNDYGPLPPAYVCGLLDQLLSGLAAVHAEGVIHRDIKPANVLLEATGTARPRLRLSDFGIAMRLGEPRLTETNYVVGTPGYFAPEQMLGADPDFPADLFAVGLVALYLLEGAKPDAKALIEHFAAHGTPSAPRGIPEPLWQVIATLLQPDPNSRFRTATGARKALAAATELLPEPGPDDELVEVFDQLGPLPKGFAPEGPLQRASGLDKTGTSTGGTSSPTPGPGTPTPSNSPGWSGPSSPSVPAVPSAPASTPPAASPPSSSASRSASPSASSVSQPVSGGGSGVDATPPPPQNPPPFSPPSQDPPSPGTDTALPAPPAGSMPQPPYTGSIPPPPRPATAPPQAGSTGSGSGSGTSPSNGADYGQWSQDSGSLPSASSAHTGHVSPESPPAAVPPRPERDPVPPQPSTMSDTGSFHLPPPQVLATHTPPRQADQQHTPGLGYPQQQLEQQATPPAATPVQAIPAPLPEPAHVPSPQPHPPLGLSQAPTAAVQQHAYASTGSYTARPPQVPRRSRALSRRRPGPPVKVVVPVLILALACFAVGFWALGQL; encoded by the coding sequence ATGGGTGAGGTCTTCGCCGGCCGGTACGAACTGGTCGACCCGATCGGGCGCGGGGGAGTCGGCGCGGTCTGGCGCACCTGGGACCACCGCCGTCGCCGCTATGTGGCCGCCAAGGTCCTGCAACAGCGTGACGCGCACGCCCTGCTGCGCTTCGTCCGCGAGCAGGCCGTGCGGATCGACCATCCCCATGTGCTCGCGCCCGCCAGCTGGGCCGCCGACGACGACAAAGTCCTGTTCACCATGGACCTGGTCGCCGGAGGCTCCCTGGTCAATCTCGTCAACGACTACGGCCCCCTTCCGCCCGCCTACGTCTGCGGTCTGCTCGACCAACTCCTGTCCGGCCTCGCCGCCGTGCACGCGGAAGGCGTCATCCACCGCGACATCAAGCCCGCCAACGTGCTGCTGGAGGCCACCGGCACGGCCCGGCCCCGCCTGCGTCTGTCGGACTTCGGCATCGCCATGCGCCTGGGCGAGCCACGGCTGACGGAGACCAACTACGTGGTGGGAACGCCGGGTTACTTCGCCCCCGAGCAGATGCTGGGCGCCGACCCGGACTTCCCGGCCGACCTCTTCGCGGTGGGCCTCGTCGCCCTCTACCTGCTGGAGGGCGCCAAACCCGACGCCAAGGCCCTCATCGAGCACTTCGCCGCCCACGGCACACCGAGCGCCCCGCGAGGCATCCCCGAGCCCCTGTGGCAGGTCATTGCCACGCTGCTCCAGCCGGACCCGAACTCCCGCTTCCGCACCGCCACGGGTGCCCGAAAGGCTCTCGCCGCAGCCACGGAGCTCCTGCCCGAGCCAGGCCCCGACGACGAACTGGTGGAGGTCTTCGACCAACTCGGTCCGCTTCCCAAGGGGTTCGCCCCCGAAGGTCCGCTGCAGAGGGCGTCGGGTCTGGACAAGACCGGCACCAGCACCGGCGGCACGTCCTCGCCGACTCCCGGCCCGGGTACGCCCACTCCTTCCAACTCGCCTGGCTGGTCCGGCCCTTCATCGCCTTCAGTGCCCGCCGTTCCCTCGGCTCCCGCCTCCACTCCGCCCGCTGCATCACCGCCCTCTTCGTCCGCGTCTCGATCCGCGTCTCCATCCGCGTCCTCGGTCTCGCAGCCGGTCTCGGGAGGTGGCTCCGGCGTAGACGCGACCCCACCGCCGCCCCAGAATCCGCCGCCGTTCAGCCCGCCGTCCCAGGACCCGCCGTCGCCCGGCACAGACACCGCGCTACCGGCACCGCCGGCCGGCTCCATGCCCCAGCCTCCGTACACGGGTTCCATACCGCCGCCGCCCAGGCCCGCCACCGCCCCGCCCCAAGCCGGATCCACCGGCTCCGGCTCCGGCTCCGGCACAAGTCCAAGCAACGGTGCCGACTATGGGCAGTGGTCTCAGGATTCCGGCTCCCTGCCGTCGGCGTCTTCGGCGCACACGGGTCACGTATCGCCCGAGTCGCCCCCGGCCGCCGTACCGCCGCGGCCCGAACGCGACCCCGTACCACCGCAGCCGTCCACGATGTCGGACACCGGCAGCTTCCATCTGCCGCCGCCCCAGGTACTGGCCACCCACACACCGCCGCGCCAGGCGGATCAGCAGCACACCCCCGGCCTCGGCTACCCACAGCAGCAACTGGAGCAGCAGGCCACTCCCCCCGCCGCGACGCCCGTCCAAGCCATCCCAGCGCCACTCCCCGAACCCGCGCATGTGCCCTCCCCCCAGCCGCACCCGCCGCTGGGCCTCTCTCAGGCCCCGACAGCAGCGGTGCAGCAGCACGCGTACGCCTCTACTGGTTCATACACCGCTCGGCCCCCGCAGGTTCCGCGTCGATCGAGGGCACTGTCGCGGCGCCGCCCGGGCCCTCCCGTCAAGGTGGTCGTTCCGGTCCTGATACTCGCGCTGGCCTGCTTCGCGGTGGGGTTCTGGGCGCTGGGCCAACTGTGA
- a CDS encoding DLW-39 family protein has translation MKKLLLVALAAIGGLLVYRQIQADRAEQDLWTEATDSVPTGS, from the coding sequence GTGAAGAAGCTTCTCCTGGTCGCACTGGCCGCCATCGGCGGGCTCCTCGTGTACCGCCAGATCCAGGCGGATCGCGCCGAGCAGGATCTGTGGACGGAGGCGACTGACTCCGTGCCCACGGGTTCGTGA
- a CDS encoding DUF6344 domain-containing protein has translation MAQNKVMKLWTAIVTAFLALCTALGLITTTASAAVPRTETARNCAALTTTPAMSLPARSTDRALPPTMKQRIRAEAHGSSPSCRHRTALERAADTVTSVTGPASAPDTPHPRSEQHITPLQR, from the coding sequence ATGGCCCAGAACAAGGTCATGAAGCTGTGGACCGCCATCGTCACCGCCTTCCTCGCGCTGTGCACGGCGCTCGGACTCATCACGACCACGGCCTCCGCCGCCGTACCGCGGACCGAGACCGCCCGCAACTGCGCGGCACTCACGACGACGCCGGCGATGTCCCTCCCGGCCCGGTCCACCGACCGGGCCCTGCCCCCCACGATGAAGCAACGCATCCGAGCCGAGGCCCACGGCTCCTCACCCTCCTGCCGCCACCGCACGGCCCTGGAGAGGGCCGCGGACACCGTCACAAGCGTCACCGGACCGGCCTCTGCCCCGGACACCCCTCACCCCCGATCCGAGCAGCACATCACGCCCCTCCAACGCTGA
- a CDS encoding DUF3566 domain-containing protein, whose protein sequence is MSGATGAGSSGTSAGTSTGSEADGGGRGSAARAMDTHTTQLKAIKPSTTDSASPSPDGHGSQGGTVTDTRGPQTQPPAPGGPAAAPGGPGRQAAAQPQPQAGGSALPGERQAQQQSGPYHPPQAYQATPEGSSRKPRTGARTTPRTRKARLRVAKADPWSVMKVSFLLSIALGICTVVAAAVLWMVMNAMGVFSTVGTTISEATGSNESNGFDLQSFLSLPNVLIFTTIIAVIDVVLATALATLGAFIYNLSAGFVGGIELTLAEDE, encoded by the coding sequence GTGAGCGGAGCCACGGGCGCCGGGTCGTCCGGTACTTCGGCCGGCACTTCGACCGGGTCGGAAGCGGACGGCGGCGGCCGTGGCTCCGCCGCGCGTGCGATGGACACGCACACGACCCAACTGAAAGCGATCAAGCCGAGTACGACCGACTCGGCCTCGCCCTCGCCCGACGGGCATGGATCCCAGGGGGGAACTGTGACGGACACCCGTGGTCCGCAGACCCAGCCGCCCGCACCGGGCGGCCCGGCCGCGGCTCCGGGCGGGCCCGGCCGCCAGGCTGCGGCGCAGCCTCAGCCCCAGGCCGGTGGCTCCGCGCTCCCCGGGGAGCGGCAGGCGCAGCAGCAGTCGGGCCCGTACCACCCGCCGCAGGCCTACCAGGCGACTCCGGAGGGTTCGTCCCGCAAGCCGCGCACGGGGGCCCGTACGACGCCTCGTACGCGCAAGGCGCGGCTGCGCGTGGCCAAGGCCGATCCGTGGTCCGTAATGAAGGTCAGCTTCCTGCTCTCCATCGCCCTCGGTATCTGCACGGTCGTCGCGGCGGCGGTGCTGTGGATGGTCATGAACGCGATGGGCGTCTTCTCCACGGTCGGCACCACCATCTCCGAGGCCACCGGCTCGAACGAGTCCAACGGATTCGACCTTCAGTCGTTCCTGTCGCTGCCCAATGTGCTGATCTTCACCACGATCATCGCGGTCATCGATGTCGTCCTCGCCACCGCCCTCGCCACCCTCGGCGCCTTCATCTACAACCTCTCCGCGGGCTTCGTCGGCGGTATCGAGCTCACGCTCGCCGAGGACGAGTGA